A stretch of Methylogaea oryzae DNA encodes these proteins:
- a CDS encoding DUF1249 domain-containing protein, whose amino-acid sequence MSALLPVNKSYWLQRVCEANYDKLQRLLPDLASLEQAVLEDESGQPALHARLLERTPYTVTVELTHHFPADGEYSPEPAVQVRVFLDAKLAEVMCADSKPAVRDALRHNPSAKAVLDYKWRLNYFLEKWLDHCLRHDYRPMSEAWGA is encoded by the coding sequence ATGAGCGCCCTGCTGCCCGTCAACAAATCCTATTGGCTGCAACGCGTCTGCGAAGCCAACTACGACAAACTCCAGCGCCTGCTGCCGGACCTGGCCAGCCTGGAACAAGCCGTGCTGGAAGACGAAAGCGGCCAACCGGCCCTGCACGCGCGTTTGCTGGAACGCACCCCCTATACGGTGACGGTGGAACTCACCCACCACTTCCCGGCGGACGGCGAGTACAGCCCCGAACCCGCCGTGCAAGTGCGCGTTTTCCTGGACGCCAAGCTGGCCGAAGTGATGTGCGCCGACTCCAAACCGGCGGTACGCGACGCACTGCGCCACAACCCCTCGGCCAAAGCCGTGCTCGACTACAAATGGCGATTGAACTACTTCCTGGAAAAATGGCTGGACCACTGCCTGCGGCACGACTACCGCCCCATGTCGGAAGCCTGGGGGGCCTGA